CTGTAAATACCGTTGTCATCTCTATATTCCACCTCCCATATTAAATTAACATACATATTTTAACACAGTGTATATATAAAATCAATGAGTATTTCAACTAGAGTTTTCCCATTTTTCTAGAGAAGTCAAACATATGTGACACAAACCTCTGAAAAAATTCTCTGATAATGCTGTAATTTTTAAATATTGTTAATAATTCTTTTGTCAAGGAGGAAAGCGATAGCGATCCTTGATTAAAGAATTATTAGCAATATCATCTTAAACAGCATTTTTAGAGAAATATTTATTAACTATTTCATTTGGAGTTCTAAAGTCAAGGATTTTTCTTGCTATATTATTGTATCTCTTACTATACCTTCTAAATGATTTTTCCATTTGTTTATAGCTACTAAACCTTCTTTTACTGTAGAATAATTCATTGTCTATTCTATGACTACGTTCTACTACCCCATTCTGCCATGGTGAATATGGTCGAATACGTTTATGTTTTATATCTAGTTTTTCTAAATATTTTTCAAATCTAGTTTTCTTATTTGTAATGTCTTGATCATTAACAAATTCAATCCCATTATCTGTTTGGACTAATTCAATTTTAAATTCTAATTTATCTTCTAATCGTTTTAAAAAGTTAGATGTACTATATGTACTAAGTTCATTAACTAATTCTAAATATCTTTTTCTTGAATATTCATCAATAGCTGTTATTTGGTAGTATCTACTGTGGTGACTTACAAAACCAATACATTCATTGGGTACATATTTTACATCTATTTGTACTCTTTCTCCTGGATAAGTAGCTGGATTTTTACGATAATTAGATTTAGGGTAATTAGCTCTTTTCTTTACTACATTTAATTTCATTTTTCTTATTTGTCTGCACATAGAATCATAGGTTCTTTTATACCCTGCATCCCTTAATTTCCTATACACCTGTGCATACCCTTCATGCTTATGGTATCTATGTTTA
The window above is part of the Clostridiisalibacter paucivorans DSM 22131 genome. Proteins encoded here:
- a CDS encoding DDE-type integrase/transposase/recombinase — its product is METIITEEMRFRQRIVEYAIKHDNNAKAARRYHTSRQQVWRWRKRYDGDVRSLANKSTRPHFHPNQHTRKELNLIKHKHRYHKHEGYAQVYRKLRDAGYKRTYDSMCRQIRKMKLNVVKKRANYPKSNYRKNPATYPGERVQIDVKYVPNECIGFVSHHSRYYQITAIDEYSRKRYLELVNELSTYSTSNFLKRLEDKLEFKIELVQTDNGIEFVNDQDITNKKTRFEKYLEKLDIKHKRIRPYSPWQNGVVERSHRIDNELFYSKRRFSSYKQMEKSFRRYSKRYNNIARKILDFRTPNEIVNKYFSKNAV